The DNA region AGGTTACGGAATGGGTTTTATGGAATCCTATTATAAAGTGATTATTTTAAAACAAAAACCGGAAGTAGCTTTTCCTAATTTATTTTTCAATGTAAAAAAATGAAGCCGAAAATCATTGGTTTAACAGGAGGAATTGGCAGTGGTAAATCCACAATAGCTAATTATTTATTTTCTTTAGGTTATCCTGTTTATATTGCTGATAATGCAGGTAGGAAAGTGATGCAGGAGCAAGAAGTTCTAGATGCGATTAAAGAGAAATTTGGCCTAGAAATTTTTGAGAATAATCAATTAAACAGAGCTAAACTGGCACAAATTGTATTTAATGATCCCGTTCAATTAAAAGCTTTAAATGCTATTGTGCATCCTGCTGTTAGAAAGGATTTTAAAAATTGGCTGACACAGCATCAGGAATCAAATTTGGTTTTTTATGAATCCGCTATTTTATTTGAAAGCGGTAGTTATACAGATTTTGACAATATAATAACGGTAACAGCACCAATAGAAACCAGAATTTCAAGGGTTTTAGAAAGAGATGATACTGACAGAACGCAAATTTTGAATCGAATGAAGGCTCAATGGACAGATGATGAACGTATTTCAAAGAGTGATTTTGTTATAGAAAATATAAATATTAATCTCGCAAAGCGAAAAATGGATGAATTTCTTAAAATTTTATCGATTAATTAATTGAAACGCCAGATGTTAATGTTTGGTTAATGTATTATCAGGCATAATGTTAAAATATTAATTTTGTTTTGATGAATAAATTATTTTTTAGATTTCTTGTTCTTTTGATGAGTTTGTCCCTGATAGGGATAATACTTGTTCAGGTGTATTGGTTTAATACCTCTTTTAAAAACAATGATGATCAATTTGGTTATCATGTTACACAAGTAATAGATAATGTTGCTGATAAAATTGAAAAACAAGAGGCTTATAACTTTTATGCTAAATACAATAGTTATAAAGATAGCACAGGTAAGTTACCTAAAAAAGAAGATTTATCCGAGATTTATTACGTCCAAAAAGATTTAAAAACGAATAAAACAATCGTTTATTCTAATAGTATCATTTCTGAAGATTACGATATTACGGCTGATTTATTTAATAAAAAATTTAGTAGTGAACGATTTAAAAGTTTAAGTGCGAAAAGAGTAACTGAAGTTTATAATAACAATAATATTGATAAACCTGGTGTACAGCAAAATTTAGTTCCGAATGAAATAACAAAAAAATCCGGAAATTTAGATGTACTGGACAATGCGCAGTTTGAAATTTTCTTTAAAGATATAGCTTCTGCAATGCCTTTGGAAGAAAGGGTGTCTATGGAAACCCTACAAAGACTCATTAAAAAAGAATTAGAAGTATATGGAGTTGATACAAAATTTGAGTTTGCCATT from Flavobacterium nitratireducens includes:
- the coaE gene encoding dephospho-CoA kinase (Dephospho-CoA kinase (CoaE) performs the final step in coenzyme A biosynthesis.), which codes for MKPKIIGLTGGIGSGKSTIANYLFSLGYPVYIADNAGRKVMQEQEVLDAIKEKFGLEIFENNQLNRAKLAQIVFNDPVQLKALNAIVHPAVRKDFKNWLTQHQESNLVFYESAILFESGSYTDFDNIITVTAPIETRISRVLERDDTDRTQILNRMKAQWTDDERISKSDFVIENININLAKRKMDEFLKILSIN